Proteins encoded together in one Candidatus Nitrosocaldus cavascurensis window:
- a CDS encoding DNA-directed RNA polymerase subunit D, producing MIKVVEQSEHRIVVRLTGYPIQYVNALRRIAMVEVPTMAIDDVVIYENSSVMHDEILAHRLGLIPLSTPLHRFVMQEECECKSPLGCPKCRVLLYLDVTADERGRTVLSSDLVSEDESVKPISENIPIVTLAKGQSIRLEAYARLGIGKMHAKWQPTTISVVKEVDSSKDDYIMELESVGSLHARDILLEAINILEKKITRIGDSIGGLRAYADAKPSIG from the coding sequence ATGATAAAGGTGGTGGAGCAATCAGAGCATAGGATAGTGGTTAGGCTCACAGGCTACCCTATCCAGTATGTTAATGCCCTGAGGAGGATTGCAATGGTAGAGGTGCCAACAATGGCGATAGATGATGTTGTTATATATGAGAACTCATCAGTTATGCATGATGAGATACTTGCACATAGGCTAGGGCTTATACCATTATCTACACCACTGCACAGGTTTGTTATGCAGGAGGAGTGTGAGTGTAAGAGTCCTTTAGGATGTCCAAAGTGTAGGGTATTACTCTACCTTGATGTTACTGCAGATGAGAGGGGTAGAACTGTACTATCTTCAGATCTTGTATCTGAGGATGAGTCTGTCAAGCCTATAAGTGAGAATATACCCATAGTAACACTTGCAAAGGGGCAGAGTATAAGGCTTGAAGCATATGCAAGGCTAGGTATAGGGAAGATGCATGCAAAATGGCAGCCTACAACCATATCTGTTGTGAAGGAGGTTGATAGTAGCAAGGATGATTACATAATGGAGCTGGAGTCTGTAGGCTCACTACATGCAAGGGATATACTGCTTGAGGCTATAAACATATTAGAGAAGAAGATAACTAGGATTGGTGATAGCATAGGAGGGTTGAGAGCATATGCAGATGCAAAACCTAGTATTGGTTGA